CTGGATTTTCAGCAAGTTTGTGTGTTTGTGACACTGGTTTCGATCTGTCTCTTTTACATAAAATACGTGATCTCCTTGACTTTGATTGGTTAGTTCACTCGATGACATGGGAGGCAGAATCAATGAGCTGGAGCAAAGCATCAATGATCTAAGAGCCGAGATGGGAGTTGAAGGCACTCCTCCTGCTGCCTCCAAATCTGGCGATGAACCCAAAACACCCCCTAGTTCCACTTGAACACTAAGTGTCACATGATCTTCCTGCTTATGTATGCATCTGCAGAAACATTCTCAAGTTTGTTCAGGAGCAGTGTTATTACTTTTAGATTTCAGTTTCAAAAGGCATGAATATGTTGTTGAGTTCATCAGATTGATTGATGGAGGATGTGGGTACATTACATTATTATGCACTTATGTTGACTTGCTTTCTATGTTGGTTTTGAGATAACTGAGAAAGACCAGTGCTTGATGGATCTATACTCCGCTtggttatacattttattctcTATAGTCCGAATGTATAGCAATTACAACTTTGTGTGTACCCTAACAATCTATCATTATCGATTTTTATCAGTAGCAATCTGTGATGAGTTGTTTTATGCTCGTCTTGCGGTCCAAACTCCAAACCCATTTCTCGAAAATTTGGTCACAAAACTCCAAATCACAATTTCTACATAAAACTAACTCTAATTTATGTTTGCTCCAAATTATGACGAACTCGTATAACAAATGAAAGAATACACCAAACAAAAACGCgtaataaattaaatagttgGTTTATATTCAATTATGGAGAATTCTAATAATTGTAGTTTGCGTATTAAGTTAGCCATAAATGGTTATAAATTAGATACACGGTTAGCTTTGATCATTGTTAAATGCTCACCACAAGAAGGATTTCACGAAACTTTTTGTAGACTCAAGTGTGATCGAGCCTACTACACTCGTAGATAGTTTCTCATTGGTTAACGGAATTGTTGAAGAATATCTGTTGTATGAGAGACTAATTATATAACTCTCGCTAATGTCAAAGACAAAAGGAGACGTTTGGTTTTGAGATCATTACTAAAGTTGGTTGTGTCTCGCATTGTAACTAAACCGCAGTACTAGCATATTTAAAAGAGTAACGGTACAATCTCAACGTAGTAGTAGCCATAAGAAATGATAAAGAAAGAAACATTTTCATGGTCTAATGCTCTGCTTCTTTCCCATTCTCATCAATCAACAGAGGTtccactttttcttctttcaccTCGCTTTTCTTATCTATTTGCCCTTCAGAATCTTTAGAGTTCTCTTGCAGCTGCAAGGGGAGAAACAAAAATGGTGAGAATCATGGAGGAGGATATATTAAATAGGCTGGGTTTCTGTCTGTATTATATACCATTTTATCTACAAAAGATAGCGtaagagaaaagaataagagtACTCACGCCTAAGCTTTTGAGGCTAGCAGAGACATCGTCTTGCTGCTGATTCAAGGTGGTTTTAAGATCTTTGAATTCCTGAAACAAACGCATAAAACATGCATCATGAAACAGAAACCAAGCGGTAGGTAAGATATGTATGTGCCTGGGGCTAACTATAAATACATACCTCACGGAGCTGCTCAACTTCAAGATTAAGAGTCTTCTTCAGCCCAGAGAGCTCCTATTACATTTTACAGCAGCGAGTAAATAAGagtgtctatatatatatatttttccgaGCAGAAACATTAAAATGTATAGAGAAAAAGGAAGTAGAGACCTCACGGTAGACTTGAACTTGGGTGTCGAGCTTACCTCTCCAACTTTGCAAGTCCTGTTCAGAGATGTACGGTTGTCTTGGTTCAGAAAAAAGACAAGAGatgtctgaagaagatgagatagagagagagagagagagagagagaagatggtgctaaataaaataaaaaaacctgCTTGAGATTTTGGATCCTGTTAAGCAACTCGGCCCTTGATTCGCTTAGTTCCTACagaagaatttaaaaaaaaaaactcagactTGGGGGAAGAGCTTGACATTACTAAAAGGAGAAGATGGAAGCAAACACAGGTACGTACAGTGAGCTTGGAATCAACAGGATTGGTGTTTTCTTTCTTCTGCAGCAGAATCAGAAACaatcaaaaagatcaaaaaacaTTCAACACTCAACACGCCTGGTATGTATAATCGAGTTTGTTGATAACTCAAAGACACAATTGCAAAGAACATACCCACAAATCCATCAAAACTACCAAGAAAAATTCTCTAATTTAGAAtaattatgcaaaaaaaaaaaaaaaaaaaaaaaaaatctgaagagATACACAAGGATAGACAAGAAGCACCAAATTA
The Brassica napus cultivar Da-Ae chromosome A1, Da-Ae, whole genome shotgun sequence DNA segment above includes these coding regions:
- the LOC106446809 gene encoding heat shock factor-binding protein, which translates into the protein MDGHDSEDATKQSTADMTAFVQNLLQQMQSRFQTMSDSIITKIDDMGGRINELEQSINDLRAEMGVEGTPPAASKSGDEPKTPPSST
- the LOC106376264 gene encoding myosin-3, which codes for MADQTTDSTSPAALVSTSSPKKENTNPVDSKLTELSESRAELLNRIQNLKQDLQSWRGKLDTQVQVYREELSGLKKTLNLEVEQLREEFKDLKTTLNQQQDDVSASLKSLGLQENSKDSEGQIDKKSEVKEEKVEPLLIDENGKEAEH